In Fusarium oxysporum Fo47 chromosome XI, complete sequence, the following are encoded in one genomic region:
- a CDS encoding concanavalin A-like lectin/glucanase domain-containing protein — MGSLRKLVVFALIAVTRAQGNATETKPEDWEADQCDCYLTDGIEPEYYTEHRFWDFRNLGEYAEIPDTIAGENASAEADVTSKYFKKKEWKSFWSIQSWSNRRSHDTLAYGARFPMVNSANNIYIRTNPDKNPASKTYLSMRTNRQQDFQVASEFDSIDRFQFLSIRFLGRVRGAPGACMAMFTYVPADEIKNVQEADMEILTREDYDRVHYTNHPGYSIEGEVYPKATRNTTFPDGLKWNEWVEHRMDWTPNQSIWYANGKQVANISFQVPRDPSLMIFNTWGDGGVWTQNMTMGEEAYMEMQWLQLLYNTSETSDKRKRDGAGPKGRFLRKRGDGNVCRMSCGCWWSFGDVCYHHGSKHGRG; from the exons ATGGGGAGCCTACGAAAACTCGTGGTTTTCGCTCTCATTGCAGTGACGAGGGCCCAAGGTAATGCAACAGAGACGAAGCCTGAAGATTGGGAGGCCGACCAGTGCGATTGTTACCTAACAGATGGCATTGAACCAGAATATTACACAGAGCATCGGTTCTGGGACTTTAGAAATCTTGGAGAATACGCTGAAATTCCGGATACGATCGCTGGAGAGAACGCATCGGCTGAAGCCGACGTGACGAGCAAAtacttcaagaagaaggaatggAAGAGCTTTTGGTCCATTCAAAGTTGGAGCAACCGAAGAAGTCACGACACTCTTGCTTACGGCGCGAGATTCCCCATGGTCAACTCGGCAAACAACATTTATATCCGGACCAACCCAGACAAGAACCCCGCGTCAAAAACCTACCTCTCCATGCGAACGAACCGACAACAAGACTTTCAAGTCGCATCTGAATTTGACTCAATTGATCGCTTCCAGTTTCTCTCCATCAGATTCCTCGGTCGCGTGAGAGGGGCACCTGGCGCCTGCATGGCAATGTTCACCTACGTCCCCGCcgacgagatcaagaacgtCCAAGAAGCCGACATGGAGATTCTCACCCGTGAAGACTACGATCGGGTTCACTACACGAATCATCCAGGATACAGCATTGAAGGCGAAGTGTACCCCAAAGCAACACGCAACACAACATTCCCCGATGGTCTCAAGTGGAACGAATGGGTAGAACATCGCATGGACTGGACACCAAACCAATCAATCTGGTACGCCAACGGCAAACAAGTCGCCAACATCTCATTCCAAGTACCACGCGATCCATCTCTTATGATATTCAACACATGGGGTGACGGCGGCGTCTGGACGCAGAATATGACGATGGGTGAAGAAGCATACATGGAGATGCAGTGGCTTCAACTTCTGTACAACACCAGCGAGACATCGGATAAGCGCAAGCGAGATGGCGCTGGGCCGAAGGGGAGGTTTTTGAGGAAGAGGGGAGATGGGAATGTTTGTAGGATG TCTTGCGGTTGTTGGTGGAGTTTTGGTGATGTTTGTTACCATCATGGGTCCAAACATGGTCGAGGTTGA